A genomic stretch from Hemibagrus wyckioides isolate EC202008001 linkage group LG02, SWU_Hwy_1.0, whole genome shotgun sequence includes:
- the LOC131344099 gene encoding uncharacterized protein LOC131344099, translating to MFVLGLLTCVVLRAFSAQAKVVDSFDECKEFFYQGKEPSGMDQNAMKICQKLENRGFYYASLYSVHHKIPLYSAYTLDPACTTDNQRANTWHLEPQISQSTSTIDHMVREDRNTENIYKGNQAISSDYSGTGYDRGHLNPNSFQCGVGRTATFTLTNAAPMIGRFNRAHWRGCERTLRSYLIQRLVMDAGLATAFIVTGTVPDLNVRIPEDRKKVTVPSHIWTAVCYKHLLSDHKSFSFGYIVRNQEEEPVIHVMSVSKLNNELQWYFGTHQPIGIFADDCFSDENKLVEIQAVFQKLSNLPVSQAGMQGTSLAVKRTFSSDSTPGKKVKVDENTGKIAFDSMSTYYSLAEELKVFALSACLITYVKSQVREIHDELRKREVSAGSDAVECLLVPEEQKTAADGSVCISVTESDYSCQCNTGGETKPCCSSPCLYQNKFNGYRCYADQKLIECSPPYSRITVNGKRCLDNHPCATYGKDYYWCWTNYSPFFLDLEWDYCSPPLWNSKANNGKYCRSNHACAKYGSRYTWCYTDDKGNWDYCCTNCSQ from the exons ATGTTTGTTCTGGGTCTGCTCACCTGTGTCGTGCTAAGAGCATTCAGTGCTCAAGCAAAAGTGGTGGATAGCTTTGATGAGTGTAAAGAGTTTTTCTACCAAGGCAAAGAACCAAGCGGAATGGATCAGAATGCCATGAAAATCTGTCAGAAGCTGGAAAATAGAGGCTTTTATTATGCTTCTCTGTACTCGGTTCATCACAAGATCCCTCTCTACAGCGCCTACACATTGGACCCTGCATGCACAACCGACAATCAAAGGGCAAACACCTGGCACCTCGAGCCACAG ATTTCCCAATCTACATCCACAATTGATCATATGGTCCGTGAGGATCGAAATactgaaaatatttataaaggGAATCAAGCCATCAGCAGCGACTACAGTGGCACCGGATATGATCGTGGACACCTGAACCCCAACAGCTTCCAATGTGGTGTCGGCCGTACAGCAACGTTCACACTGACCAATGCTGCACCTATGATTGGGCGTTTCAACCGTGCCCACTGGAGAGGATGCGAGAGAACGCTGAGGAGTTATTTAATACAGAGGCTTGTCATGGATGCTGGCTTAGCAACAGCTTTCATTGTCACAGGTACAGTACCTGATCTCAATGTACGGATACCAGAAGACCGTAAAAAGGTCACGGTGCCCTCTCACATCTGGACGGCCGTCTGTTATAAACATCTCCTTTCTGACCATAAATCCTTTTCCTTCGGCTATATTGTGAGAAACCAGGAGGAAGAGCCTGTCATACACGTCATGAGTGTCTCAAAGCTGAATAATGAGCTTCAGTGGTACTTTGGAACCCATCAGCCAATTGGAATTTTTGCTGATGATTGTTTTAGTGACGAAAATAAATTAGTTGAGATTCAGGCTGTGTTTCAGAAATTATCTAATCTACCAGTGAGCCAAGCAGGCATGCAAGGCACGTCTCTTGCGGTAAAAAGGACCTTCAGCAGTGACAGCACACCTGGAAAAAAAGTCAAGGTGGATGAGAACACAGGAAAGATAGCCTTTGACAGCATGAGCACTTACTACAGTCTGGCAGAGGAGCTGAAGGTTTTTGCTCTAAGTGCTTGTCTTATAACTTATGTCAAATCACAAGTGAGGGAAATTCATGATGAGCTCAGAAAAAGGGAGGTATCCGCAGGGTCAGATGCTGTTGAATGCCTGCTGGTTCCAGAGGAGCAGAAGACAGCAGCTGACGGCTCAGTCTGCATAAGTGTCACAGAATCTGATTACAGCTGTCAATGCAACACAGGAGGTGAAACCAAGCCCTGCTGCTCCTCTCCCTGCTTGTACCAGAACAAATTCAATGGCTACAGGTGTTACGCAGACCAGAAGCTGATAGAGTGCTCACCCCCATACTCACGCATCACTGTTAATGGAAAGAGGTGCTTGGATAATCACCCCTGTGCCACATATGGTAAGGACTACTACTGGTGCTGGACCAATTATAGTCCCTTCTTTTTAGACTTGGAGTGGGACTACTGCAGCCCTCCGCTGTGGAACAGTAAGGCTAATAATGGGAAGTACTGCCGCAGCAACCATGCCTGTGCAAAATATGGTTCAAGATATACATGGTGCTACACAGATGATAAAGGCAACTGGGATTACTGTTGCACAAACTGTAGCCAGTAG
- the si:dkey-96g2.1 gene encoding uncharacterized protein si:dkey-96g2.1, with protein sequence MGSLKGLIVLCLLDLCVQSIQGDVKPAAIAKIIQYFADNVQPQTDKGQPSQYAFAITVPNAQCTSEQSDIQTVFSKKEAEYVKSVISKGDTCILCSQSGLELGIVIATRPNRITKEHSEHILLYPLGNSPMDKLLAKADQNSCIVFYSYNSPCVKKCIKSEDNILDGLSNWKNIRKDAMNVFVFEKIWPKDARKKDMAENLMKIHDQVPLYRCNNTNGMECRNCVEKNTRNVIPFCLSV encoded by the exons ATG GGATCACTGAAGGGTCTCATTGTCCTCTGCCTGCTTGATCTGTGTGTTCAAAGCATTCAGGGTGACGTGAAACCTGCTGCCATTGCTAAAATTATCCAATATTTTGCAGACAA TGTCCAGCCACAGACTGATAAAGGTCAACcttcacagtatgcatttgcAATTACTGTCCCCAATGCTCAGTGTACATCAGAACAATCTGATATCCAGACTGTGTTCAGCAAGAAAGAGGCAGAATACgtaaaaagtgtgatctctaaAGGAGACACATGTATACTCTGCTCACAGTCAGGCTTGGAGTTAGGCATTGTCATTGCTACTAGGCCAAATAGAATAACTAAGGAACATTCTGAGCATATTCTGCTCTATCCTCTAGGTAATTCTCCCATGGACAAACTTCTAGCGAAGGCAGATCAGAATAGCTGTATAGTTTTCTATTCATACAACTCACCTTGTGTAAAGAAATGCATTAAGAGCGAAGACAATATTCTGGATGGCCTTTCAAACTGGAAGAATATCCGGAAAGATGCAATGAATGTTTTTGTCTTTGAAAAGATCTGGCCAAAAGATGCCCGGAAGAAGGACATGGCCGAAAATCTCATGAAGATTCACGACCAAGTGCCTCTTTATCggtgtaacaacactaatgggATGGAATGCCGGaactgtgtggaaaaaaacactagaaatgtgattcctttctgtctgtctgtctga